ACGAGCTGGCCGACTCCGACGAGCGGGCGCGCGCAGACCTGGACGCGCTCTTCACGGCGTGGGAGGACCTGCTGGCCGAGGGGCTGCAGACACTGCGCGCGAACGGGACGCTGCGGCCTGACGCCGACGTCCGGGCCCTGGCGACCGGTCTGCTGGCCGCGTTGCAGGGCGGGTACCTGCTCGCACAGACCCGGCGCGACGTGGAGCCGATGCGCGTCGCGCTGGACCTGGCCATCGCGCAGGTACGTGCGTTCGCCGTCGCCCGGGAGCCGGGAGCGGGCTGACCGCCGGACGCCGGCCCGCGGTGATGTCGTCGTCCGACGCCCGAGAACCCGTCTGCCGGCGACGGTGCACTCAGCGGACGGGTCGCCCCGCTTCCAGGAAGCCGACGGCCACCAGACCCTCGCGCAGCTTCTTGCGCGCGTCGAACATCGTCTTGTAGACGGCGTTCGGGTTGGTCCCGAGCTCACGAGCGACCTCGGCCACCGGGAGGCCGCGTACCGCGATCGCCTCGAACGCCCGCTGCTGGCGTCCGGTGAGCCGCTCGCTGAAGACCTGCTCGAACGCGCGGAGCAGCGCCTTGGTCTCGAGGTGGTCCTGGGGGGCCTCGTACAGGTCCGTGCTGGCGAGGTCCCAGTCGTGATCATCGAGGGACACCGTCGGGCGTCGCCAGGGATGGCGGTTCATCTTCGAGGCCACGTCGAACACGACGAAGCGGTACGCCCAGGTGGTGAACCTGCACTCCCCGCGGAAGGTCCCGACCTTGCGGCGGACCGCCATGGTGGCGTCCGAGGCGGCCTGGTGGGCGACGTCGTCCAGCTCGGGTCCGGACAGCCGCATCCCCGACCCCCTGCGCTGCGCCTCCCGGTAGCTCATCCGCAGCAGCATCCGGTACAGCTCTGCGACGGTCGTCTCGTGCTCGGGCGCCACTGCGTCGAGACCCTGCACCCAGCGGGCGTTCTCGGCAGCCACGTCCGGGCTGACTGCCGGCGTCGACGCTGGTGCGGGTACCGGTGGTCCACTGACGGGGTCGGGCTCGGGTGGGACCGGGGACGGCGGTAGTTCGACGAGCATGCGCTCCCACTTCCTGCCCAGGGTCTCCGACTCCCGAGGACCGCTGGGAGCGGTTCGGCATCGTCGGAAGTCACGCCTCACACTAGTGGACCGACCAGCCCAACAACAGAGCCACCTGTGGGCAGTTGGAACCGGCTCAACGGGGACCGACGCGTGGGACGTCACTGGCCGAACGTCTCGATCGTTGG
The sequence above is a segment of the Auraticoccus monumenti genome. Coding sequences within it:
- a CDS encoding RNA polymerase sigma factor, whose translation is MAAENARWVQGLDAVAPEHETTVAELYRMLLRMSYREAQRRGSGMRLSGPELDDVAHQAASDATMAVRRKVGTFRGECRFTTWAYRFVVFDVASKMNRHPWRRPTVSLDDHDWDLASTDLYEAPQDHLETKALLRAFEQVFSERLTGRQQRAFEAIAVRGLPVAEVARELGTNPNAVYKTMFDARKKLREGLVAVGFLEAGRPVR